One Phocaeicola dorei genomic region harbors:
- a CDS encoding MFS transporter, translating to MSTFQKVGEKMTNFRWIICGLLFFATTVNYLDRQVLSLTWKDFIAPEFHWTDSNYGDITAIFSIVYAIANLFAGRFIDWMGTKKGYLWAIFVWSLGACLHALCGWATEETLGIHNAEEMLSATGAVASTIAITSVYYFIAARIVLGVGEAGNFPAAIKVTAEYFPKKDRAYSTSIFNAGSTVGALAAPITIPPLARYFQSIGVGNGWEMAFIVIGGLGFIWMGLWMFLYKKPNVNPRVNAAELEYIEQDNNNPEESKAQQAAANDFDNKKISFLQCFKFPQTWAVFVGKFMTDGVWWFFLFWTPAYISDVYGFASDTGTAQMLIFVLYAITMLSIYGGKLPTIIINKTGKNPYAARMQAMLIFALFPLLALFAQPLGNYSYWYPIIIIGIAGAAHQSWSANIYSVVGDMFPKSTIATIVGIGGMAGGIGSFCINMGSGRLFDYAAETNMTFMGFEGKPAGYFIIFCVCAVAYLVGWIIMKALVPKYKPVDA from the coding sequence ATGAGTACATTTCAAAAAGTAGGTGAGAAGATGACAAACTTCAGATGGATAATCTGTGGTCTGCTATTCTTTGCCACTACAGTCAATTACCTCGACCGTCAGGTGCTTTCACTAACCTGGAAAGACTTCATTGCTCCGGAATTTCACTGGACGGATTCGAATTACGGAGATATCACAGCTATTTTTTCTATAGTATATGCTATCGCCAACCTGTTCGCCGGTCGTTTCATCGATTGGATGGGGACTAAAAAAGGTTATCTTTGGGCTATCTTCGTCTGGTCTTTAGGAGCTTGTCTCCATGCATTGTGCGGCTGGGCTACCGAAGAGACATTAGGTATTCATAATGCAGAAGAAATGCTTTCTGCAACAGGAGCTGTCGCTTCAACTATCGCCATTACCAGCGTTTATTACTTTATTGCTGCCCGAATTGTATTGGGTGTAGGTGAAGCAGGAAACTTCCCGGCAGCTATTAAGGTGACAGCCGAATATTTCCCGAAAAAGGACCGTGCATACTCCACTTCCATCTTCAATGCCGGCTCTACAGTAGGCGCGTTAGCTGCTCCGATCACTATTCCTCCCTTGGCGCGTTATTTTCAAAGCATTGGTGTGGGTAATGGATGGGAAATGGCTTTCATCGTTATCGGTGGCTTAGGTTTCATCTGGATGGGACTTTGGATGTTCCTCTACAAGAAACCCAATGTCAACCCTCGCGTGAATGCTGCCGAATTGGAATATATTGAACAAGACAACAACAATCCTGAAGAATCTAAAGCACAACAAGCTGCCGCCAACGACTTTGACAACAAGAAGATTTCATTCTTGCAATGTTTCAAATTTCCCCAAACATGGGCTGTATTTGTCGGTAAATTCATGACTGACGGCGTATGGTGGTTCTTCCTTTTCTGGACTCCGGCATATATTTCGGATGTATATGGTTTCGCCTCAGACACAGGTACTGCACAAATGTTGATTTTCGTATTATACGCTATCACCATGTTATCTATTTATGGTGGTAAGTTACCTACTATTATCATTAACAAAACTGGTAAGAATCCGTATGCAGCCCGTATGCAGGCTATGCTTATCTTTGCCTTGTTCCCATTGCTGGCACTGTTTGCCCAACCTTTAGGCAATTATTCATATTGGTATCCTATCATTATCATCGGTATTGCAGGTGCGGCACACCAATCATGGTCTGCTAATATTTACTCTGTAGTAGGCGATATGTTCCCCAAAAGCACCATCGCTACTATCGTAGGTATTGGTGGTATGGCAGGTGGTATAGGTTCATTCTGCATTAATATGGGATCAGGCAGACTGTTTGACTATGCAGCAGAAACGAATATGACTTTTATGGGATTCGAAGGGAAACCTGCCGGCTACTTCATCATATTCTGTGTATGTGCCGTAGCTTATTTAGTTGGTTGGATTATCATGAAAGCATTGGTTCCCAAATACAAACCGGTTGATGCCTAA
- the kduI gene encoding 5-dehydro-4-deoxy-D-glucuronate isomerase — protein sequence MKKLAIAMMLSVSALAASAQVNYKVQTACHPQDVKHYDTERLRSSFMMEKVMAPDEINVTYTLYDRLIYGGAMPVNKILKLETFRELGPEITYFLERRELGVINVGGDGVVTVDGKEYPMKYKEALYVGCGNKEVTFKSNDATKPAKFYINSAPAYKPYVTQLITTDAKLQKANPKQYALAISDHYGKMEDSNDRIVNQLIVKDVLERVKNGGTNQLQMGLTELAPGSVWNTMPAHTHTRRMEAYFYFNLPEGNAICHLMGEPQEERLVWLHNEQAITSPEWSIHAAAGTSNYTFIWGMGGENLKYSDKDEIKYTDMR from the coding sequence ATGAAAAAATTAGCAATTGCAATGATGCTGAGTGTTTCTGCTTTGGCAGCTTCAGCTCAAGTAAATTACAAAGTACAGACCGCTTGCCATCCGCAAGATGTGAAACACTATGATACAGAACGTCTTCGTAGCTCATTTATGATGGAAAAGGTGATGGCACCGGATGAAATCAATGTTACATACACCCTTTATGACCGTCTTATCTACGGAGGAGCTATGCCAGTAAACAAAATACTAAAGTTAGAAACTTTCCGCGAACTGGGTCCGGAAATCACTTACTTCCTTGAACGACGTGAACTAGGGGTCATCAATGTAGGGGGTGATGGTGTGGTTACTGTAGACGGTAAAGAATATCCTATGAAATACAAGGAAGCACTCTATGTAGGTTGCGGAAATAAAGAGGTTACTTTCAAAAGTAATGACGCTACCAAACCGGCCAAATTCTATATCAATTCGGCACCGGCTTACAAACCATACGTTACTCAATTGATCACTACTGACGCTAAACTTCAAAAAGCAAATCCTAAACAATATGCTTTGGCCATTTCAGATCATTATGGAAAAATGGAAGACAGCAACGACCGTATTGTAAACCAATTAATTGTAAAGGATGTGCTGGAAAGAGTAAAAAACGGTGGTACAAATCAATTGCAGATGGGACTTACCGAACTGGCTCCGGGTTCTGTATGGAACACCATGCCGGCCCATACACATACCCGTCGTATGGAAGCCTACTTCTATTTCAACCTGCCTGAAGGAAATGCCATTTGCCACCTGATGGGCGAACCGCAAGAAGAACGTCTGGTATGGTTACATAATGAACAAGCCATTACTTCTCCGGAATGGTCTATCCACGCCGCTGCAGGTACCAGCAACTATACCTTTATTTGGGGTATGGGAGGTGAAAACCTGAAATACAGTGACAAGGATGAAATAAAATACACAGATATGAGATAA
- a CDS encoding PTS galactitol transporter subunit IIC: MEQVFSYIIGLGAAVMMPIIFTILGVCIGIKFSKALKSGLLVGVGFVGLSVVTALLTSSLGPALSKVVEIYGLQLKVFDMGWPAAAAVAYNTSVGAFIIPVCLAVNILMLLTKTTRTVNIDLWNYWHFAFIGAVVYFATDSILWGFFAAVICYIITLILADYTADKFQGFYDKMEGISIPQPFCAGFVPFALIINKVLDKIPGFEKLNIDAEGMKKKFGLLGEPLFLGILVGCGIGALSCKNGQEIVDKIPYILGLGIKMGAVMELIPRITSLFIEGLKPISDATRELIAKKFKGAVGLNIGMSPALVIGHPATLVVSLLLIPVTILLAVVLPGNEFLPLASLAGMFYVFPLVLPITKGNVVKTFIIGFVVLAIGLYFVTDLAPYFTKAAHDVYAKTQDAAVNIPSGFEGGALDFASSPFSWAIFHLTYSFKWIGSGILVLITLFLMVLNRRSIIKYQKTMKN, encoded by the coding sequence ATGGAACAAGTTTTTAGTTATATCATCGGTTTAGGAGCAGCGGTGATGATGCCTATAATTTTTACAATCTTAGGCGTTTGTATCGGAATCAAATTCAGCAAAGCATTAAAAAGCGGTCTGTTGGTAGGTGTTGGTTTCGTTGGTTTATCAGTGGTTACCGCACTTCTGACCAGCAGCCTGGGACCGGCCTTAAGCAAGGTGGTCGAAATATATGGCCTACAACTGAAAGTATTCGATATGGGATGGCCTGCTGCCGCAGCCGTGGCTTATAACACTTCCGTAGGGGCATTCATTATTCCGGTTTGTCTGGCTGTCAATATTCTGATGCTATTGACCAAGACCACCCGTACAGTCAATATCGATTTATGGAACTATTGGCATTTTGCTTTCATCGGAGCCGTAGTTTATTTTGCGACAGATAGTATTTTGTGGGGCTTCTTCGCGGCTGTTATCTGTTATATCATCACATTAATCTTAGCAGATTACACAGCAGACAAGTTCCAAGGTTTCTATGATAAGATGGAAGGAATTTCTATTCCACAACCTTTCTGTGCAGGTTTTGTGCCATTCGCTCTTATTATAAATAAGGTATTGGACAAAATACCCGGATTTGAAAAACTGAATATTGATGCGGAAGGTATGAAAAAGAAATTTGGTTTGCTAGGCGAACCTCTCTTCCTGGGTATCCTGGTAGGATGTGGCATCGGTGCATTATCTTGTAAAAACGGACAAGAAATAGTAGACAAGATTCCTTATATTCTAGGTTTAGGTATCAAGATGGGAGCAGTAATGGAGTTGATTCCCCGTATTACCAGCCTATTCATCGAAGGATTGAAACCCATTTCGGACGCTACCCGCGAACTGATCGCCAAGAAGTTTAAAGGTGCTGTAGGCTTGAATATCGGTATGAGCCCTGCCTTGGTTATCGGACATCCGGCCACATTAGTTGTATCATTGCTATTAATCCCTGTTACTATTTTATTGGCAGTTGTACTTCCGGGTAATGAATTCCTGCCATTGGCCTCGTTAGCCGGTATGTTCTACGTATTCCCGTTGGTATTACCTATCACAAAAGGAAATGTGGTAAAAACCTTCATCATTGGTTTTGTTGTGCTGGCCATCGGTCTGTATTTTGTAACTGATCTGGCACCTTACTTTACCAAAGCGGCACATGACGTATATGCCAAGACACAAGATGCCGCCGTAAATATTCCGTCGGGTTTTGAGGGGGGAGCGTTGGACTTTGCTTCAAGTCCTTTCTCATGGGCTATTTTCCATTTGACTTATTCATTCAAATGGATTGGTTCCGGAATTTTAGTACTGATAACACTATTCTTAATGGTGCTGAACCGTCGTTCCATCATTAAATACCAGAAAACAATGAAAAATTAA
- a CDS encoding glycoside hydrolase family 105 protein codes for MKKNSICKIIVSGLLTAVPLMGMAQQVCGNKPWSVRMAESEMVRCPESWQLDFQTRLKWDYCHGLELQAMLDVYDAYGDKKFFDYAVAYADTMIHQDGSIETYKLEEYNIDRLNSGKMLFRIYEQTKDEKYKKALDLLRSQLDTHPRNADGGFWHKKIYENQMWLDGLYMGQPFYAEYAYRNNRVNDYADIINQFVTVARHNYDPKTDLYRHACDVSKREKWADKTTGLSQHCWGRAMGWYAMACVDVLDFIPEHEAGRESVIEILNKLVAQIKRTQDPATGVWYQVIDRSGDEGNYLESSCSTMFVYTLLKALRKGYICPSYMEVAKKGYEGLLTQFIEVDNKGVVSITKGCAVAGLGGKPVYRTGDYNYYITEKIRSNDAKAVGPFIMASLEWERLFQKNNCGTACK; via the coding sequence ATGAAAAAGAATTCTATTTGTAAAATTATTGTGTCCGGTTTGCTTACGGCTGTTCCTTTGATGGGCATGGCTCAGCAGGTTTGTGGTAATAAGCCTTGGTCTGTACGTATGGCGGAATCAGAGATGGTGCGTTGTCCCGAATCCTGGCAATTGGATTTTCAGACCCGTTTGAAGTGGGATTACTGTCATGGCCTGGAACTTCAAGCTATGCTGGATGTATATGATGCATACGGTGATAAGAAGTTTTTTGATTATGCTGTGGCTTATGCTGATACAATGATTCATCAGGATGGCTCTATCGAAACTTATAAACTGGAGGAATATAATATTGACCGTCTGAATTCCGGAAAGATGCTTTTCCGTATTTACGAGCAGACTAAGGACGAGAAATACAAGAAAGCATTGGATTTGTTGCGCAGTCAGTTGGATACGCATCCTCGTAATGCCGATGGCGGTTTTTGGCACAAGAAGATTTATGAGAATCAGATGTGGCTGGATGGGCTTTATATGGGGCAGCCGTTCTATGCGGAGTATGCTTACCGTAACAACCGTGTGAATGATTATGCTGATATTATCAATCAGTTTGTTACAGTGGCTCGTCATAATTATGATCCGAAGACTGATTTATACCGCCATGCATGTGATGTGAGCAAGCGTGAAAAGTGGGCGGATAAAACTACCGGATTGTCACAACATTGTTGGGGACGCGCCATGGGATGGTATGCAATGGCTTGTGTGGATGTACTTGATTTTATACCGGAACACGAAGCCGGACGTGAATCTGTTATCGAAATATTGAATAAACTGGTTGCCCAGATTAAACGTACTCAAGATCCTGCAACAGGGGTATGGTATCAGGTGATTGACAGAAGTGGGGATGAGGGGAATTATCTGGAATCCTCTTGTTCTACCATGTTTGTATATACTCTGTTGAAAGCGTTACGTAAGGGATATATTTGTCCTTCGTACATGGAAGTGGCTAAAAAGGGGTATGAAGGGCTTTTGACCCAGTTTATAGAAGTGGACAATAAAGGGGTAGTTTCTATCACTAAGGGTTGTGCTGTCGCGGGTTTGGGAGGTAAGCCAGTGTATCGTACCGGAGATTATAATTATTATATAACTGAAAAAATACGTTCTAATGATGCGAAGGCAGTAGGTCCGTTCATTATGGCCAGTCTGGAATGGGAACGTTTGTTTCAGAAAAACAATTGTGGAACTGCATGTAAATAA